From the genome of Ctenopharyngodon idella isolate HZGC_01 chromosome 23, HZGC01, whole genome shotgun sequence, one region includes:
- the LOC127506172 gene encoding LOW QUALITY PROTEIN: cadherin-7 (The sequence of the model RefSeq protein was modified relative to this genomic sequence to represent the inferred CDS: deleted 1 base in 1 codon) has product MSFCGRLTCCAVWLLAVQSMSCWGLRSADATPDRPQKGPKHSQDALQRQKRNWVWNQFFVLEEYTGTDPLYVGKLHSDVDKGDGNVRYVLTGEGASSIFTIDENTGDIHATKRLDREEQGYYTLRAQAVDRGTNLPVEDESEFIVKVQDINDNEPKFLDGPYASGVPEMSPLGTTVVQVTATDADDPTYGNSARVVYSIIHGHPYFSVEPKTGIIRTALPNMDRETRDQYVLIIQAKDMVGQMGGLSGSTSVTVTLTDVNDNPPRFSRKSYQYSVLESLPVSSVVAKLKAADADIGSNAEMDYRIIDGDAPGVFNVTTDEETQEGIIFLQRTLDYETKSSFSLKIEATNRNIDPQFLTFGPFSDTTVVKVIVEDVNEPPVFSALISKLVVSEAAKVGTVIGTVSARDPDSSSSAIRYSIDRNTDLERFFNVDALSGVISTAKPLDREINSVHNITIFATENQDPSLVGRGIALITVMDINDNAPVFAIEYETLLCENAAPGQMLY; this is encoded by the exons ATGAGTTTTTGTGGCCGTCTCACATGTTGTGCCGTCTGGCTCCTCGCCGTTCAGAGCATGAGCTGCTGGGGACTGAGGTCTGCTGACGCGACCCCTGATCGACCCCAGAAAGGCCCCAAGCATTCACAGGATGCCTTGCAAAGACAGAAACGTAACTGGGTTTGGAATCAGTTCTTTGTGCTTGAGGAATACACCGGGACCGACCCGCTGTATGTGGGCAAG CTGCATTCAGATGTGGATAAGGGTGATGGAAATGTCAGGTACGTGTTGACTGGGGAGGGAGCATCTTCAATCTTCACTATCGATGAGAATACAGGGGACATCCATGCCACCAAACGTCTGGACAGAGAGGAACAGGGTTATTACACTCTGCGAGCTCAAGCGGTGGACCGCGGGACCAACCTTCCGGTGGAGGACGAGTCTGAATTTATTGTGAAGGTCCAGGACATCAATGACAATGAGCCTAAGTTTCTGGATGGGCCGTACGCCTCAGGAGTCCCTGAAATGTCTCCTCTTG GCACCACGGTGGTTCAGGTGACAGCGACTGATGCAGACGACCCCACTTATGGCAACAGCGCCAGAGTTGTGTACAGCATCATACATGGACACCCTTACTTCTCTGTGGAGCCCAAGACAG GCATTATACGGACAGCGCTGCCCAACATGGACAGAGAGACGCGTGACCAGTACGTTCTGATCATTCAGGCCAAGGACATGGTGGGTCAGATGGGAGGACTGTCAGGCAGCACCTCTGTGACGGTCACACTCACC GACGTCAATGATAACCCTCCACGCTTCTCTCGCA AATCGTATCAGTACTCGGTGCTGGAATCTTTGCCAGTGTCATCAGTGGTGGCCAAACTGAAAGCCGCAGATGCTGATATCGGCTCCAATGCAGAGATGGACTACCGCATAATAGATGGAGATGCACCCGGTGTGTTCAACGTCACCACAGACGAGGAGACACAAGAGGGAATCATCTTTCTACAGAGG ACTTTGGACTATGAAACTAAAAGCAGTTTTTCTCTGAAGATTGAAGCCACTAATCGGAATATTGACCCTCAATTTCTGACCTTTGGCCCCTTCAGTGATACAACGGTTGTAAAGGTCATTGTAGAAGATGTAAATGAGCCGCCTGTCTTCTCAGCCCTGATCAGTAAGCTGGTGGTGTCGGAGGCGGCGAAGGTTGGCACTGTCATTGGAACGGTTTCAGCCCGTGACCCAGACTCATCCAGCAGTGCCATCAG GTACTCCATAGACCGTAACACGGACCTGGAGCGGTTCTTCAATGTGGATGCCCTGTCTGGTGTCATCAGCACAGCCAAACCTCTAGACAGAGAAATCAACTCTGTCCACAATATCACCATATTTGCCACTGAGAACC